A portion of the Algisphaera agarilytica genome contains these proteins:
- a CDS encoding nucleotide pyrophosphohydrolase has protein sequence MTHPSSEARTDDDATLADLKAAMEAFVAERNWEAYHQPKNLAGSIAIEAAELMELFQWDPVQQPPKIIGDEAKMQRIREELSDVLAYTLAMANRLDIDLSSAFTAKMVMNREKYPVGSEDFKKG, from the coding sequence ATGACCCACCCTTCTTCGGAAGCCAGGACCGACGACGACGCCACACTCGCGGACCTCAAAGCGGCGATGGAAGCCTTTGTCGCCGAGCGGAATTGGGAGGCGTATCACCAGCCCAAGAACCTCGCGGGATCGATCGCGATCGAGGCGGCGGAGTTGATGGAGTTGTTCCAGTGGGACCCCGTGCAACAGCCCCCCAAAATCATCGGCGACGAGGCGAAGATGCAGCGCATCCGCGAAGAACTGTCAGATGTGTTGGCCTACACGCTGGCGATGGCGAACCGGCTGGACATCGATCTGTCCTCGGCGTTTACCGCGAAGATGGTGATGAACCGGGAGAAA
- a CDS encoding CPBP family intramembrane glutamic endopeptidase, which produces MSRSRAALLALLFIAPIQLVGTTTAMVLFPDATWAKVGFGIAKVLMMLAPLAWLIKVEKVKPRIPKWEKFPFGSGMLWAHATGVLIFVIIAGAYYGFGKSWIDTGPMLEKVQQMGLDNLWLYLAGALYWCTINSLLEEYFWRWFIFSRLRDVLPATKAGITAAIVICGLLFTAHHVVALKVYFDWNITLLGSLGCFIGGVTWSILYLKTKNIYTAYVSHVYPDLIIFYIGWELIFRSAS; this is translated from the coding sequence ATGTCGCGTTCCCGTGCTGCCCTCCTCGCTCTACTTTTTATCGCGCCGATCCAGCTCGTCGGTACAACGACGGCGATGGTGCTGTTCCCCGACGCAACCTGGGCGAAGGTCGGTTTCGGGATCGCCAAGGTGCTGATGATGTTGGCCCCGTTGGCGTGGCTGATCAAGGTCGAGAAGGTCAAGCCGCGCATCCCGAAGTGGGAGAAGTTTCCGTTCGGGTCGGGGATGCTGTGGGCGCACGCGACCGGGGTGCTGATCTTCGTGATCATTGCCGGGGCGTACTACGGGTTTGGCAAGAGCTGGATCGACACGGGCCCGATGCTGGAGAAGGTGCAGCAGATGGGGTTGGACAACCTCTGGCTGTACCTGGCCGGGGCGTTGTACTGGTGCACGATCAACTCGCTGCTGGAGGAATACTTCTGGCGGTGGTTCATCTTCAGCCGGCTGCGTGACGTCCTCCCGGCGACCAAGGCCGGCATCACCGCGGCGATCGTGATCTGCGGCTTGCTGTTCACGGCCCACCACGTCGTCGCGCTCAAGGTCTACTTCGATTGGAACATCACCCTGCTCGGCTCGCTGGGCTGTTTCATCGGCGGCGTCACGTGGTCCATCCTCTACCTCAAAACCAAAAACATCTACACCGCTTACGTCAGCCACGTCTACCCCGACCTGATCATCTTCTACATCGGCTGGGAGTTGATCTTCCGGAGCGCATCATGA